AGATGAAAAACTTGACCCATTGGGGAGCCCAAGCTTTCCAGTTCAGCTTCCAAGTGTCAGAGGTGATCCCACTGCAGAAGAGTTTGCGATAGCAAGACTTGGAAGAGTATTGGCCACCGGAAGTCCACCTCCAACAAAGGGTGTCAGCCGCATCTGAAAACTGCACCGTGCGGACCCTCCCCCATATCTGGATGTACTGCCACAGAGCAAGTGGATCCAAAGATCCCTGGATGTCGCGGATCCAACGTCTGTCATCAAGAGCCTCACGAACTGTGCGTTTTTTCCGGATGCGGTTAGGCACAAGCAACGTGAGGTTCGGGGCCAACTCCGAGATGGCCCGACCATCCAACCATCTAGATTAATGCATATCTATGATGATTGATTATATTATAGATTAATAGTAAAAGGCTGTTTGTCCTAGCTTGACCTTAGCTTTTTATGGCTTCTGAAAATGACGCTTATAAGTCGAAGCCAGTGGAGGGGAGGTCTGGTCATGTGAGTTCTAGATATGTATGCAAAGGCTTATAGGCTGGCTGACATCTTTGTAAACTACTATATGATAACCTGAGATATGTGCCTTATAAGTTGAGTATGTTAACCACAGTAAGCGAACATATAAGATTGACCTAATTTAAGGCTAAACAATCCATGAGCTTAGTGAtttcttataaaaaaaatacttgagGCAGTAAATCCATGTTTCTATGTAAAACTTCAGCTTAACTTGGGCTAAACTAGCTCTAAATTTGCTCGTCTAGTTAGAAAAATTACTTGATGTAACTGACTCATGTTACTATAAATAAATCACAGCTAGCATGTCAGGCCACAAAGTAGAAGAGTTGGCAGAATTGGATGCTTCAATTTCAAAAGAAGGTTTTCTATCATCAGCTCTATATCGGGCCAAACGCTGGCTTATGTCTCACTCGCAGCATCTAAACTTCCCAACAATACTGCTTCTTGCTTCGGTAaatctctttttttctggTAATTTATTTGCTTGTAACCATGCTTGATTATGTCACTGCATTTATTTGCTTCTAACCATATTTAAGCTCTTAGGTGAAGTATATTTGAAATGCTTGAGAAACTCACATTATCCTGACTTGAATTAGAGTTACTATAGAAAGATTACATGTAAAATGTTGCTATCACTTGCCTTGTGATCACTGGAGCAACATTACAAATGTAGAGCAGTTATCTTTGACATATTGCCGCTTCATGTTAAATATGACAGCTGGAGAAACGCTAACTTTTTCTTCCTTTAGGTGCCAAACCCTCTCTTTGATCTTGCTGGTATTTTGTGTGGACAATTTAACATCCCATTCTGGAAGTTCTTTCTGGCAACTTTAATTGGAAAGGCTATTATTAAGGTTTATATGCAGGTTTGCTACTTTCAAACTTCTTGATACAATCCTTCCTATGAATCATTTAGTTTTGAATTGCAATATTTGCATACTCCATATCTCATCTTTTTTAACTCATCTATTATGATGGACCTAACCATACTTTATACAAATTACTTATGTAGACGACATTGGTAATTACTCTCTGCAACAACCAACTTCTTGAATTGGTGGAGAAAAGGCTTGTATGGGTATTCAGCAATGTTCCTGGAGTATCATCCATCGTTCCCTATTTAGTCACCAAGTTGAAGACAGCAAAGGATAAGTTTTTAATAGCCAGTGTTGCTGCATCAGCTTCTAGTGCTGCGAAGGTATATTCTTCATACATTTGGAAAGAATTGTGTGCATTAAAAATTGGCTGCATACAtcaggtgtgtgtgtgtgttcaaTTCTTTTAATAATACTATGCTGTAAGTGATAAATGCGGCTGATGATACTTTGTGTTCTCCTAGATTTTGCAACAAACAAATGTGTTACTTTACTCGGTCCTAAGATTAGTTTGCAAAATTGACTAGCTTGATTGAGTTGGATAGACTGATGGAGGCTTTGGGGATTCATGATCACTATTGGCGATTGTTGTAGCATGACTTCACCAGTAAAGGAATCTGAAAAAGGATAATTATAAATTTGTATTTTCTGGTTTGTTGACTTTGCCCTGCAGTATTTGTTAGCCTGGCCTGTTACCATTTGCTTTCCCAGAAAAGTTGCCATTTTCCCTAAATATCTGAATTGTCCATGTGCAGGGAAGGAAGTGGAATCTCTCATTCTCTTTGATCTGGAATACCTTGGTATGGCTCATGATCGTGAATTTCATTGTTCAGATAATCACTTCCACGGCACAGAGTTATCTCAGGAAACAACAAGAACTAGAGATCAGTAAGAAGTCGTCGGCAACAATAGATTCTGCTTCTGAACCTTCTGCTGGAGTATCAAATTAATTAGCCAGTGCATTTCATTCGATCTGATCAGAGGAATACATTCAGTCTTTGTTCATGCCATCACTTTCTGCACATGGTTGATTTGGAAATTCTAAATCTGACATCATTCTCCAGgaaattacatttttacaCTGTACATAACCCATCCCATCAAGCTATGACTGGAAGACTAAGACCCCTGTATTCTTGTGGAGCCGTAATTACTGCTCAACTTTAGTTGAAAGCcacaaaaaagagaagagagaaacaGGTTGACCACTGCTCTAGTGTAACGTGGGCCATGTATATAGCAACCAAGATATTATCATCAATTACACAGGAAGCATTATGTGTATACCTCCCATCTTGCTGGTTGAATTTTGTCTCTGCATTggcaatgattttttttgtcgcGATCTGCCATTTGTGTTTGATGGCTGCCTGATGAGAAATTTTATGTTCCTGTCAAACTGTCAATGCTCAGACACATGCCAGATGGCTAGTCGATAAAAGATGCATCTCAATCaactccttttcctttttttcagtGAGATTGCAGCTGGCGTCTCCTGTAGTGTGCCAGATGTATGTAACTCGTGTTGATGACGAAAAGGATGGGAGAAGCTGTAGATGAAACCGGGCAATCTTTGCTCTGCTGATCTGGTGCGTACTTTGAACTCTTTCAGGTTTGACAGGAAGCGCATGCGCTTGCTTGCAGATTGAGCTGTGCATTCACAAGTCAAGGCACATGGTTTTGCAGCGTGTGAGTTCTTTACTTGTCTGAAAATCTTTGTGTTGCTTATGGTGTTGAGGTAGGCAACTAGTGGTGAAACACCTATAAATTGTTAATTAGAGGTGTAGTCTGATCCTGACAGGTTAATTGCACTCTGATTTGCATTGTTCAGGGAATCAGGTTATCAGGGTGGACTTGCCTAATCAAGTTATCATTTGGTTGACcaaaatttcataattttCGTGGCTATCCACAGTGATTACAGACTTGGTTCATCAACCGGATGAGGCCCAATCCTTTTCAATAATAAATGCTCTGAATCAATTCATAGAAAAATGTCTCACTCCACTTATTTCAATTCTCGCCGGAACAGGAAATCTCCAAACGGACGACAGACAGTCAGTTCATCTTCAGTAAATCATAATCCTATCGTGAAGCAGGATATGGCATATGCATTTCTCAGTTACCgcataataataatatatgCACAAAATTTTGCAATATAAAATACATTTGCAACTATATTACTCTAGGATATACTGTTGCTAGTACAAGTAGGAGATCGCATCACCTGAGCAAGAGATCTGGAAAGGTAAAATAAGGTACTACTGCTAGCATGCAGCAAACTGATGAATGCACATGCACTGGCCGAACCTATAGCTAGCTATCCTACGATCTTGCTATTTTTCCTATACTGGCCTGCTACTGACTGGCCTAGGTGCCTGCTACAGCAATGTAAATCAGTATGATCTCTTATGATGGGCACGAAGGCTACGATCTGCAAGGCCAACGGAATATGATAGTACAGCTACCAGACTCTACTGCAGACTGGTCAGGCATCATGTCTGTAAAATAGTAGATGAAGGAGATATTTTTTTGGTACGTTTATAGGGATTTGAGCCCAAAAAATAGTAGTATTTCATCCGTTTATTATATACGTTCCCGTTCTcaaggaaaacaagaaaattgtAAAGTTGATCTCGGGGGCGCCCAGCAGGTAAAAAAATGTTACATACTTCAAGAATTCCAGGAGGTAAAATAGTACATGTACTACATTGATAAAATCTTGTACACTTGAGTCAATTTTGGGGTGATGTTAGAGAAAAGATGTTGTCAATATACTTGTTAGCATAATGTTGTGAACCATGGATGCTCATTTTGACTTTTCCGGAACCCAATCTTGGAATTCTTCGTCTCGCTTATTATCCATTGATGCCCTCCATAGGCGTGTACAAAatccatatttttttaaataaaaatgagTTCATTTGGAATTGAAATTCTTGTGTGATACCTCATGTCTTTAAATTGTTGGTATTCAGGGGGTAACATGCCAAGCACATTTAGTAGTGTGTGTATATAATATTTGCTGCATATGCACCAACTTCTCTCTAGCTTGAAGTACACTATTATTAGTTTTATTGACTTAGTTAGGCACTAATGACAAGCCATTCTAGTCTTCTTCCCTCCTTCCTGCCACGCTACTCCTGCTAATTTTATATACTCTCAATCAGGTCCCTTTCAATCCATTATTTAATATCCATAAGAATACGTCTCCGATCGATTGATAGTCATTACCACGTACTTACTTGTAAAGTAATCGCCATGATACCGATATAATAACAAATTGGCAACAAGAGCAATTGTTTAGTGCTGAGGATAATCTTGtcatgcaaaaaagaaaggttatactttaaaaaatgtttctaTGTGGAACTTGCCACTAGCCAATTATATATTACCATCTACAATGGTTCAGATGTGTGCTGATAGCTATAATTGTACTAGTCAAACAAAGCATCCCTGCCCATGCACTTGCCCTAAATAAATAACTATCCCCGCCACCAATATTGTATCTAGTGGTGAACATAATAATATCTTGCATCGATCACGCAATTGAAAATTTGGGGATATTTTTAATGTGCCACCAAGCTAAGCTAGTGTGATCAACCTCTAGTGAGGTATGGCAACATTGGGTTGCTTGCTCATGTGAAATTGGGGTTTAGGAAATTTCAACCTAGAAGCATGATCCTAGATTATATAATATATCTCTGGGCCCAACAAAGTAGACACAGAGAGCACGCAAAAATTAGAGCCAGCTTACATTGTTGGTTCCCCCGGCATTACTTTAGTCAAGTAGTATAAAGAACTGGACAACAAAGAGCCTTTCAAACATCTGGGCATCTCTTTTGTTAGACCTCATTATCATGCTTTTAGCTTTCAGCCTTTATAGTCCCTTCTCCCTTATTTTCCCTATAGGATGATGTAGTACAttgcaaaaaataatatacaAGTTGCAACGCTACCGTAAAAAAGTAACCAAAAGTGTTGGTGATCTATACGCTAATAAATATCTCATGACTGACTTTTATAACTTATGATAAACTGTACAAAGACAAACTTCAAGGATGGagtaacaaaaaaatcaactcCAAGggattttagcaaaaaaaaaaagacacaacTTCAGGGgagtaaacaaaaaaaaacataagtaATACAAACTTACCATTTAATTAATCTTGTCAGTCCCAGCAGTCATACACATACACTCATGGATGAATCATCAATTTTTGAAGAAGCCAAAGTTGTGTGTGTGAGATGGAACAATCCTTTGGAGCCGTAGTTTTATGTTACTCCACTTATTGAAGATGTGtctttgtgcaatttactATAGATATACAGAGTATGTACCTAATGTGGGCCGGAATTAGTGAGTTTAGGTCTATATATATTGTTGGGTGTCGCCCAAACTAGGCAGCAGGCCTAAATACTGCTATTTATATATACTTCTTTACTACATCAACAAAGTAAGTTCCTTTTGCAAATCCAAGCCTAGCCACTGAGCACTAATATTTCACAACATTTGCTTATATATACTTGGAATTTGGCATTGTTTGAAATCCTAGCAGGGAATGTTTTGCACTTGTATGGTTCTTATTGTAAATTTGAAATCTCACATGGTTCTTTAAAATATAAATAGCACGGCTTGAACAGATCGTGGATTAACTTCATTATAGATACTTAAGAAAtacaatatatttttttagaaacacggTACAAACGCAGACGGTCACAACACGCGCGTACACTCatccctatgaacgcacaccCTACctctatgagcacctccgaaagactgagccggcagatcttgagagattgacgaagtcaccgcagGTGTCTTgctgttgacgggtacgtcacctaccactgaaagaatagcAGCGGTTAAATTCTAGAATAATCTAGAGAAATGTGACACCCACGTCAAGTCTGGGACTTGAACttgggtgggctggttccaccacaaggaaccagaccacctgagcTATGCTTCATTAAGAAATACAATATTGACTTGACATGATTGCAAGATACTTTCTAAGATTGAACAAAATATGCCTAATATGGTGGAAGTTGTATATTATTCTGAAATGTACTACTGCATCCTATAGGGCAAGTAAGGGAGAAGGGACTAACAAAAGCTTAAAGCTGAAAACATGATAATAAGGTCTGAAATACAAGCGGTGCCCAAATGCTGTCCAATGTACGTCCAAAATACAAGcgtttgaccaacaattactCTATTAGTATATACCTTGTGTGTGACATAACCAAATATCACTAGATTTATATTGAAATGTATTCTTATGATTATGAATTTGCACCATATAATTCACATTTAATGGCATGAATATTGGACAAATGCTCGTCTCAGAAAAACAAGATACGTCCTATATTTTGGAATGTGggagtattttaaaaacagagGACCACAAGTGTAATATGCATCTAGAACATGTATTCAACATTGGGCAGTACTCATTCCGTCCCAAACAAGTGTCATGAATTTGTATAACATTTTGTATAGATCCACGACAGGGAGCAGTAGCTACTGCGCTAGCTAGGTGGGGTAGAAAAGGTCAGGACGTTAGGCTagtgcaacttttttttaaagtacCTAGATCCTGTGAGATAACCATCAAGAGTTCAAGACTAATTATCCAGCCTCGGTTCCCAGGTTTGGAGAAATGAGCGCCATCGTCATCATTACTATGTTTCTACAAGCAGTATGTCTTACGTGACGTGTCAATATATGTCTTTTTGTCTCTCCAACTTTTCCCAACTTGTTATTCCGCTCGAATGCAGTTTTAAGTCATTTTGTTTCTATTTTACTGTTCATCAATATCATCGAGGAGAAAGataaattaacaaaaaaaaatacacttgCACTTATCAATTAACTTGTATTCCTTCCACATACATTTTTTGGCCAACGGGCTATGTATGCTCTAAATGGTCCGACGATTAACACTTAAAAATAGTACTCActtcgatccataaaaagtcattttgtactaattttgtactaagtagacacattttttatgaatcggatgGAGTAGTATGTGATGTGCTTCTAATGATAAAATAGGTGATGAGGGGTTATAAACTTATAGTCCTTCCCTTTCAAAATGTTACGAAATAGTATACGAGTAAGTAAGAATCTGTGCTTTTCGGCTGTCGAATAAAAAACTGGTGTTTTTCTCTCGGGTGTGCAGATAAAACGAGCAAGATTGGCGGTTCTATTGGAATTTGTAAACCGTGTTTTAGGGGGAATCATTGCACCATCAGCTAGATACGACGAACTAGAGACATGGAAGGCAGCAGTAGAATATGATTAAGATAGAGAAGCAGGCGCGTACGTGACCTTTAGGCTTTAGCTACTCGAGTGACATGAACTATCGATCACTGTCAATGTAATTATTAAATAATCACCACCATGATTTCTTATTGACTAACTGCTGTCCTTGAAACGCACATAGATGGTTCTAGATTTCAAGGTACGTACACATAGAAGTGGTCGTGGAGAGAGATATTACAGTTTATGCAATGAGCATATGAGGTAATTGTTTTTATTTAACCGCTTTCAGAAAAAGGTGAACAGGATAACAATCCTTAATTAGCATTTAAGTATTATGTACGAACTTATGCAAGCAAATTTCAGAGCGTGTATGTTTTCTTATTGGTGTTATTGTCTTACTGATTAGCGTTAGTAATCAATTGTGTTCCGCGTAcataattttaaaattttatgaTCTTTGTATCGCCATCACGGTTCATGCAGGCTGATCCAGAGACATTATTATGTGGGTGCAATGCCTTAAAAATATCTCAAACTCTATAATTATGCTGCATATGTTGATAGATATAAGGGTGCTTTCAGAATTCTTGTGGGTTAcctgcaaaataaaaagaattCTTGTTGGTTAATCTGAACCCTCTTCCCTCAATGTGGATCCGCCACTCTACCAGCCTTATGTATTTGCTTATAGTTTGTTCCAGCAAGCTTGTAGCTTCTCCTACCTTCCGTTGCGGCCATCTCCCGACGTTAAGGTTAGCATTCGATGTTCACTAGATCCTCTGAGCTTGCGGAGAAGGAGGTCGGGCGGACCTCGCTTCTACCGCAAAGGCTAGAAAGAATGGTAGCTGGGGATATGCAACCAAGATCAAATTAATGGGGTGTCAGGGAGGCGTTCATGACGGAGGATTTGGCAGTGAGAGATCTATGAGACGTCGGAGATGAAGAAGACGGGTGGTGGTGAGGGACAGGAACGATGAAGTGTGGATGGTGGTGGTCGGTAGCGGCGAGGCAAAATGACTGCACACAAGATGAGGTTAGTGGGTAGGGTTTGTTTTATGGTAAGTAAGGCGGAAAGCATGAGTGTTGTTGGATCCATTTAAGGTTCGGAATTGCATCTCACTGGATTTCATAAAGATCGCCCCTCTTCTTATGTGTGGATCGGACAACAACACGTAAATTTGGCCATTTTTTTCCCACAAAAAAAGTGAAATGTACCATTAGTCCATGAAATTGAAAAAATGTACACTTTAGTTCATAAACTCAAGAAACACATACTTAGACCCATACACTCGTTTGGGTGATACACTTTGGCCAAAAATTCCTTTGAAAGACATTAATTCTGCCACATGGTGGCCAGCCGCCCATGTCACGCCGGGCCGGGCCACTACTGAGAATAGTGTATTTCACTGAAAATAGTTGgtggatttttttatttatagtGGCAATTTAAATTGCATTTGTTATACTGTAGTGTGTATCTTCATGGGTTACCAAAAACGCTAGGAAATACTCACGGTTAATGAATTGAAGGGTGTGTTATACAAACACACGTGGTCCTCTTGCTTTTTCTAGGGTATTGAAAAGAGAAAACTAATAAGTAAAAGCGGAAACAAAAGAGACAAATAAAGCATGAGCTAAGAAATTCGTGAAAAGGGAACAAACCTAAGAGCGGCAAATATGAGCGCTATCTATCTATGAGAAACGGTTCAAAAAGGTGTTGACAAATGGAACAACTCTTTTCAAATAAGATAAAAGACAATACTTTGCCCTTGAGTTTCATtttccacaaaaaaaaacaacaaatatgtGATGAGCAGACATTTTCTAAAGTTAGTCCTGTTTTTATCAAGGATCTTTGTTAGTTGTGTTTGTCGAGTCTCTAGATCCACCTTTCAATTTGACGTTTTTTCATGTATCGGATAACAAAACTGTAACTAACGTTGCAGATTTTACCCACTGACAAGTCCTCCCTGCgtactaaaaaaaatagccatGCTAAACTCTAGCTCGAGCCTCTACAGCAGAAGAAATTAAGGAAAAGGAAAGTTGGGCCCACCAAAGACGGTCACAATAAAAAGAGCAAGCTACGCGGCACCAGGCAGTGACTGGTTAGAGAAGGGACAAACTGCAGGGCGCACGGAAACAAACCATCATCATCTTTGGTCATTGCTTAGGCCATGTGGTCAAATAATTAAGGCACTGTGCATTAGACTAATGTGTGGCTTAGCTTGCCAATCTTCT
This is a stretch of genomic DNA from Brachypodium distachyon strain Bd21 chromosome 1, Brachypodium_distachyon_v3.0, whole genome shotgun sequence. It encodes these proteins:
- the LOC100837151 gene encoding vacuole membrane protein KMS2 isoform X2 — encoded protein: MEHTAVGEDQAMSDLREKHRMDLERLTLTSQPFKTLALFVLAIGQSIRSTCSCVLNEGARLKLLVLFVATAWVLLLTNDGPHVKHMQELLWYARFGLWWVILGVVSSIGLGSGLHTFVLYLGPHIALFTMKAVQCGRLDLKSAPYDTILLKSRPSWLEKECLDFGPPVYHETIPFSKILHEIHLEAVLWGIGTALGELPPYFIARAASMSGHKVEELAELDASISKEGFLSSALYRAKRWLMSHSQHLNFPTILLLASVPNPLFDLAGILCGQFNIPFWKFFLATLIGKAIIKVYMQTTLVITLCNNQLLELVEKRLVWVFSNVPGVSSIVPYLVTKLKTAKDKFLIASVAASASSAAKGRKWNLSFSLIWNTLVWLMIVNFIVQIITSTAQSYLRKQQELEISKKSSATIDSASEPSAGVSN
- the LOC100837151 gene encoding vacuole membrane protein KMS2 isoform X1 gives rise to the protein MIHWSSFSASSIRAPDLREKHRMDLERLTLTSQPFKTLALFVLAIGQSIRSTCSCVLNEGARLKLLVLFVATAWVLLLTNDGPHVKHMQELLWYARFGLWWVILGVVSSIGLGSGLHTFVLYLGPHIALFTMKAVQCGRLDLKSAPYDTILLKSRPSWLEKECLDFGPPVYHETIPFSKILHEIHLEAVLWGIGTALGELPPYFIARAASMSGHKVEELAELDASISKEGFLSSALYRAKRWLMSHSQHLNFPTILLLASVPNPLFDLAGILCGQFNIPFWKFFLATLIGKAIIKVYMQTTLVITLCNNQLLELVEKRLVWVFSNVPGVSSIVPYLVTKLKTAKDKFLIASVAASASSAAKGRKWNLSFSLIWNTLVWLMIVNFIVQIITSTAQSYLRKQQELEISKKSSATIDSASEPSAGVSN